The nucleotide window AGTAGCTTGAGAGGAGGACAGGCTGCAACAGGAAAATGAGCGCAACGGGGTTGCTGAGCATGGAGATGCTCACCATATGGATCAACAAAAAATCTCTCCAGCCACTATGCTCTTAGTTATTTGTTAACAGAGGTTGGTGGCTTTTCCTCTCGTCTTCCAGCAAGGGGCTGGGAATTGACCTGATATGTAGCTAAGCCAGAACAATTAGATGTGGGTTGCGAATATTCATGCCTTTTTAGGAAGAGTCCTCTAATTTTCTTTCCCCCCAACAGGAGTTGCGGGTGATTCCCTGCACTCACAGTTTCCACAAAAAATGTGTGGATCCCTGGCTGCTGCAGCATCATACTTGCCCCCACTGCCGCCATAACATTATAGGTAAGTGTTACCCTTCAAATGCACACACCAAAATAGCACCATTTCTGAACTTCTCAGCTCTCTGGATGGAGGGGAAATTGTGTATTTCTGTACATTCCTAGGAAAATCTCTTCGGTTATTGGTCTGTATTGTAATACAATCCTGGTACTTCCTTCAGTTATGCCAGCCGGTAATAGAGGTCAATTAAGTACATTTCTTTGAGAGTGACCCCGTGTCTTAAAACAGCCAGAACACTTTCCTACCATATTTCTGGGCACATGCTCACCAGAGTGCAGCATCTATCAGCCTGTAGAAAAGAAGCACAAATAAAATTCACCCAAGTTCACTGTATTTATATGGGGAAATACGAAGAAAAGCAAATTAATTAAAAGCAGCTGGTATTTGGGAGGAAGTTGTAAAATTCCTGGATTCCTCTGTGCAGCGACATAGAATGTGGTTCTTTCATTGACTTTCAAACATTTTCCGTTTAAATAATTTGTAAGAAGAATGAAAAAAGTTGGGTAGAGGTGAGTGTTACTAACCCAGAGGGTTGGGAATGCTGAGTAGGCAGCATCTTTGCCTACGCAGAGGAAGGAGCTGAAATCACTTCTGTTCCTCCCCTGGCCAATAGACCCAGGTGTTCAAAGAACTTCTGGGCACGTGTGCTTGTGTTGATTGTGTCACTTCTCCGGAGCAGGCTGGCACTTCTACTCACTGTTGCAGTCTGCCAGGTAACAAACCCTCAGCAGAGTGGCTGCATTTCCAGGACAcactatttgtttgtttttctccccaTCCAGAACAAAAGAAGGGAAACCCAGGCCCGGTATGTTTGGAATCCACCAACCCAGTGCGCAGCCGGCAGCAGAGGGTGATTCTGCCAGTTCATTATCCTGGCCGAGTGCACAGGACCAGCCAGATAACTGCATATCCCACCCGCACTAGCATGGACCCCCATGGAAATCCCATCACGGTACTTACAGTGGACAGGCATGGTGAGCAGAGCCTGTATCCAGCACAGTCCCCTGCTTACATCCAAAATTACCAGCCTGTTCACTTGGATCATGCCTTGAACACACATCGCTGTGGCCTGGAGCACAGAGCTTATTCTCCAGCTCATACCTTCCGAAGGGCCAAGTTCAATGGACGTAATTTCTCCAAAGCAGCTTGTTTTTCCCAGTATGAGACCATGTACCAGCACTACTATTTCCAAGGCCTTAGCTACCCTGAGCAAGATGGACAGCCACCAGCAGGCATTGCCTCAAAGGGTCCCTCCCGTGCCTTCCAGCCTGGTGGCAGCATGCTGTTCCCTCCTGTGGTACATGTAGTGCCCTCCTCCCGCTTGGAGAGTGGCAGCACCTCCAGTTTCAGCTGCTATCATGGTCACCGCTCAGTGTGCAGTGGTTACCTGGCTGACTGCCCAggcagtgacagcagcagcagtagttcTGGTCAATGCCACTGCTCCTCCAGTGATTCCATGGTTGACTGTACAGAGGTCAGCAACCAGGGGGTCTATGGGAGCTGTTCCACCTTCCGTAGTTCTCTGAGCAGTGACTATGACCCTTATATTTACCGCAGCAAGAGCCCCTGCCGAGTGGGGGATGCTGGTGGTACAAACCGAGGGACGATCGTTCTTCTGGAGGGCCCCCATCAGGACGAGCTTCTGGCACATGGACACGCTCTGATGGGTGCTGACTGTCGGCCTGTGCCAGCTTCTTCCTCAGGGgaccaactttctaactgcagcaTGGAGATGAACTACAGCAGTAATTCCTCACTAGAGCACAGGGATTCAAATGGCACTACCTCAGAGGGAGGCCTCGAGGCTACTCCCAGTGCTGCCTTGGATGTTAAAAGGAACTGGAAAGGTCCAGAAGTAGCAGGACCTCTGATGGAGCAAGCATGTGCTTGCTGCTTTGAGCTCCAGCACTCTGCCCTGGAGCCCAGCAGTGGGACAACAGACTGCGGTGCACTCTTCTTGGGCTCCCCACTTTGGGGAGGGTGTGgcccggggctggagcagcagccaggtagTTCCCCAGGCTTGTACAGTATTAACTCAGACCACTTGCATAGGACAGATGGGGTGAAATATGAGGGCTTGCCCTGCTGCTTCTATGAAGAGAAGCAGGTTGCCTGTGGTGGCACCAGTAGCAGTGGAGGTGGTGGCTGCTGCACAGAGGACTATGCAGTGAGTGTACAGTATACACTTCCTGATGAGGCCTTGCCAAGCTGCTATAGGGGGGTGCGTGACATAGGTCAACGCATTCCTATCATTCCTGAGGACAGAGACTGTGAGCTAGTCCTGCCAATAGAGTGCCGAGGGACCCATGGAGGCTGTAGTTCCTGGGATGGGATGCCTGAAATGGACGCTCATCTACACCGCCAAGGTctaggagagctacaggaggagagggaggtgtgCTACCGGGCAATGTCCTTCCTGCAGCAGAACTGCTCTCGGGACGAAGAAACAACGATGCTCTTTCACAACCCCACCCTGAGCTCCCAGGAGGCAGCAGCAAGCACAAAAACTGCAGGTAAGAGTCAGACATGGTTTTTCTCCAGCACCTTTCAGTCTGAGTATGGTGAAGAGTGTCATGTCGGCTGCACTGGTGTTCATAGAGATGGTCCGCACATTATGAAAGTTACAGCTCATGGTCTGGAGAAGTGGAACTGTGGATGGTTCCAGTCTATAATCAACATTTTTACAAAAACTGCCTATATTAGCCTCTTCTCCTCAGAAAACATcctccattgcttccctgctgcaGTTTCGTTGGTGGGAGTGCTAATATGCCATCTAGCCAGCTCTGGACATCTTGTAGCAGCTCTGGACACCAATGGTGAAAACACAAGTGGCTGCTAGCACCTAATCTAAACTAGGGCTCTCACCATTGCCACAGCCAGTGTCGCTGAACCGGTCGGTTAGAAGCAGGGAAACTCAGGAAAAATGGCCAGTGCAGAAAAGGCCAAAGTGCCATGCATGGGATAGGTGAGGAGACTGGTGACCCTGAGGAGGATGAAAAGGTAGTGGAAAGTCTGGGATGGCCTCAGAGGAGAGTGCATGGAAAGGGAGGGAGGTACAGGCCCCTTGATGCTTCAGAAGCGTGTGTGGGAGCGAGTCTGGACTGGTGACAAAGTAATTAGTGGCAGAGGCAGAGGCTGCTCCTTCTCCTTCCCCGACATATTTCTTGGATGTGTCTGTTGTCTAATAATTTCTTTTATCCCTTCAGGCTCTGGATCTCACCCCCTGGAAAGAAGCCAAATGGGTGACTAGACCTGGCCAAACTGCCACAGATAGACAAGGAGAACTTTTTATGGAGACTCCAAATTATGCTGGACTTCCTTTCAAACTTTTTTAGCTTTGACAAACACACATAAGTGGTAATGTAGAGAAGGCCCCCCCGCAGCTGGACTGAGCCTCCCCTCCATTCCTTGCCAGCTTTGTGCCTCCTTCAGTCCTGGGTTTATGTAAGTGAACAAAACCCACGCAGAGCAGCCCTGAGCTCTAGTGCCATTTTTATACTAGTGACAAAAAGTGttctttaagtgtgtgtgtgtgtatatgtatatatatatgtgtgtatatgtatatatatatgtgtgtgtgtgtgtatatgtgtgtgtgtgtgtgtgtgtgtgtgtgtgtgtgtgtgtatatgtgtatatatatatatatatatatatatatatatatatatatatatatatatatatatatatatatatatatatatatatatatatatatatatatatataaaaaaaaaaaccattgtgCCAGCTCTTGCTGGCAAGTGACACTGCTGCATTAAACAAGGCACAGTATGTATAGATACTAGGGCTGTCAGTTAAACACAGTTAACTCAAATGATTAACTCAAATATTAAtcgccatttaaaaaaaattgtgattaattgcagctttaataacactgttaaacaatagaataccaattgaaatgtattaaatattttggatgttttctacattttcaaatacattgatttcaattacaacacagaatatgaagcGTACAgtcctcactttatatttattttcattacaaatattttcactataaaaaacaagaaataatatttttaattcacctcatacaaatactgcagagcaatctttattgtgaaagttcaacttacaaatgtagattggttttttttttgttacataactgcactcaaaaacaaaacaatgcaaaactttagagcctacaagtccactcagtcctacttcttgttcagccagtcgttAAGACAAATAagtatgtttacatttacaggagataatactgcccacttcttatttacaatgtcaccagaagtgagaaaaggcattcgcatggaacttttgtagccggcactgcaagctatttatgtgccagatatgctaaaagtttgtatgccccttcatgcctcggccaccattccagaggacgtgcttccatgctggtgatgctcatttaaaaaaaaaaaaaagttaatttaaatttgtgactgatgTCTGTGGGGGAGAATTGTACTTCTCCAGctttgttttacccacattctgccatatatttcatgttatagtagtcttggatgatga belongs to Gopherus flavomarginatus isolate rGopFla2 chromosome 15, rGopFla2.mat.asm, whole genome shotgun sequence and includes:
- the ZNRF3 gene encoding E3 ubiquitin-protein ligase ZNRF3 isoform X3, which gives rise to MHPLGLCNSNDEEDLYEYGWVGVVKLEQPELEPKPCLTVLGKAKRAVQRGATAVIFDVSENPDAIDQLNQGSEDPLKRPVVYVKGADAVKLMNIVNKQKVARARIQHRPPRQPTEYFDMGIFLAFFVVVSLVCLILLVKIKLKQRRSQNSMNRLAVQALEKMETRKFKSKNKGHREGSCGALDTLSSSSTSDCAICLEKYIDGEELRVIPCTHSFHKKCVDPWLLQHHTCPHCRHNIIEQKKGNPGPVCLESTNPVRSRQQRVILPVHYPGRVHRTSQITAYPTRTSMDPHGNPITVLTVDRHGEQSLYPAQSPAYIQNYQPVHLDHALNTHRCGLEHRAYSPAHTFRRAKFNGRNFSKAACFSQYETMYQHYYFQGLSYPEQDGQPPAGIASKGPSRAFQPGGSMLFPPVVHVVPSSRLESGSTSSFSCYHGHRSVCSGYLADCPGSDSSSSSSGQCHCSSSDSMVDCTEVSNQGVYGSCSTFRSSLSSDYDPYIYRSKSPCRVGDAGGTNRGTIVLLEGPHQDELLAHGHALMGADCRPVPASSSGDQLSNCSMEMNYSSNSSLEHRDSNGTTSEGGLEATPSAALDVKRNWKGPEVAGPLMEQACACCFELQHSALEPSSGTTDCGALFLGSPLWGGCGPGLEQQPGSSPGLYSINSDHLHRTDGVKYEGLPCCFYEEKQVACGGTSSSGGGGCCTEDYAVSVQYTLPDEALPSCYRGVRDIGQRIPIIPEDRDCELVLPIECRGTHGGCSSWDGMPEMDAHLHRQGLGELQEEREVCYRAMSFLQQNCSRDEETTMLFHNPTLSSQEAAASTKTAGSGSHPLERSQMGD
- the ZNRF3 gene encoding E3 ubiquitin-protein ligase ZNRF3 isoform X6, giving the protein MGIFLAFFVVVSLVCLILLVKIKLKQRRSQNSMNRLAVQALEKMETRKFKSKNKGHREGSCGALDTLSSSSTSDCAICLEKYIDGEELRVIPCTHSFHKKCVDPWLLQHHTCPHCRHNIIEQKKGNPGPVCLESTNPVRSRQQRVILPVHYPGRVHRTSQITAYPTRTSMDPHGNPITVLTVDRHGEQSLYPAQSPAYIQNYQPVHLDHALNTHRCGLEHRAYSPAHTFRRAKFNGRNFSKAACFSQYETMYQHYYFQGLSYPEQDGQPPAGIASKGPSRAFQPGGSMLFPPVVHVVPSSRLESGSTSSFSCYHGHRSVCSGYLADCPGSDSSSSSSGQCHCSSSDSMVDCTEVSNQGVYGSCSTFRSSLSSDYDPYIYRSKSPCRVGDAGGTNRGTIVLLEGPHQDELLAHGHALMGADCRPVPASSSGDQLSNCSMEMNYSSNSSLEHRDSNGTTSEGGLEATPSAALDVKRNWKGPEVAGPLMEQACACCFELQHSALEPSSGTTDCGALFLGSPLWGGCGPGLEQQPGSSPGLYSINSDHLHRTDGVKYEGLPCCFYEEKQVACGGTSSSGGGGCCTEDYAVSVQYTLPDEALPSCYRGVRDIGQRIPIIPEDRDCELVLPIECRGTHGGCSSWDGMPEMDAHLHRQGLGELQEEREVCYRAMSFLQQNCSRDEETTMLFHNPTLSSQEAAASTKTAGSGSHPLERSQMGD
- the ZNRF3 gene encoding E3 ubiquitin-protein ligase ZNRF3 isoform X5, with amino-acid sequence MNIVNKQKVARARIQHRPPRQPTEYFDMGIFLAFFVVVSLVCLILLVKIKLKQRRSQNSMNRLAVQALEKMETRKFKSKNKGHREGSCGALDTLSSSSTSDCAICLEKYIDGEELRVIPCTHSFHKKCVDPWLLQHHTCPHCRHNIIEQKKGNPGPVCLESTNPVRSRQQRVILPVHYPGRVHRTSQITAYPTRTSMDPHGNPITVLTVDRHGEQSLYPAQSPAYIQNYQPVHLDHALNTHRCGLEHRAYSPAHTFRRAKFNGRNFSKAACFSQYETMYQHYYFQGLSYPEQDGQPPAGIASKGPSRAFQPGGSMLFPPVVHVVPSSRLESGSTSSFSCYHGHRSVCSGYLADCPGSDSSSSSSGQCHCSSSDSMVDCTEVSNQGVYGSCSTFRSSLSSDYDPYIYRSKSPCRVGDAGGTNRGTIVLLEGPHQDELLAHGHALMGADCRPVPASSSGDQLSNCSMEMNYSSNSSLEHRDSNGTTSEGGLEATPSAALDVKRNWKGPEVAGPLMEQACACCFELQHSALEPSSGTTDCGALFLGSPLWGGCGPGLEQQPGSSPGLYSINSDHLHRTDGVKYEGLPCCFYEEKQVACGGTSSSGGGGCCTEDYAVSVQYTLPDEALPSCYRGVRDIGQRIPIIPEDRDCELVLPIECRGTHGGCSSWDGMPEMDAHLHRQGLGELQEEREVCYRAMSFLQQNCSRDEETTMLFHNPTLSSQEAAASTKTAGSGSHPLERSQMGD
- the ZNRF3 gene encoding E3 ubiquitin-protein ligase ZNRF3 isoform X7, whose translation is MNRLAVQALEKMETRKFKSKNKGHREGSCGALDTLSSSSTSDCAICLEKYIDGEELRVIPCTHSFHKKCVDPWLLQHHTCPHCRHNIIEQKKGNPGPVCLESTNPVRSRQQRVILPVHYPGRVHRTSQITAYPTRTSMDPHGNPITVLTVDRHGEQSLYPAQSPAYIQNYQPVHLDHALNTHRCGLEHRAYSPAHTFRRAKFNGRNFSKAACFSQYETMYQHYYFQGLSYPEQDGQPPAGIASKGPSRAFQPGGSMLFPPVVHVVPSSRLESGSTSSFSCYHGHRSVCSGYLADCPGSDSSSSSSGQCHCSSSDSMVDCTEVSNQGVYGSCSTFRSSLSSDYDPYIYRSKSPCRVGDAGGTNRGTIVLLEGPHQDELLAHGHALMGADCRPVPASSSGDQLSNCSMEMNYSSNSSLEHRDSNGTTSEGGLEATPSAALDVKRNWKGPEVAGPLMEQACACCFELQHSALEPSSGTTDCGALFLGSPLWGGCGPGLEQQPGSSPGLYSINSDHLHRTDGVKYEGLPCCFYEEKQVACGGTSSSGGGGCCTEDYAVSVQYTLPDEALPSCYRGVRDIGQRIPIIPEDRDCELVLPIECRGTHGGCSSWDGMPEMDAHLHRQGLGELQEEREVCYRAMSFLQQNCSRDEETTMLFHNPTLSSQEAAASTKTAGSGSHPLERSQMGD
- the ZNRF3 gene encoding E3 ubiquitin-protein ligase ZNRF3 isoform X2; amino-acid sequence: MLAGMHPLGLCNSNDEEDLYEYGWVGVVKLEQPELEPKPCLTVLGKAKRAVQRGATAVIFDVSENPDAIDQLNQGSEDPLKRPVVYVKGADAVKLMNIVNKQKVARARIQHRPPRQPTEYFDMGIFLAFFVVVSLVCLILLVKIKLKQRRSQNSMNRLAVQALEKMETRKFKSKNKGHREGSCGALDTLSSSSTSDCAICLEKYIDGEELRVIPCTHSFHKKCVDPWLLQHHTCPHCRHNIIEQKKGNPGPVCLESTNPVRSRQQRVILPVHYPGRVHRTSQITAYPTRTSMDPHGNPITVLTVDRHGEQSLYPAQSPAYIQNYQPVHLDHALNTHRCGLEHRAYSPAHTFRRAKFNGRNFSKAACFSQYETMYQHYYFQGLSYPEQDGQPPAGIASKGPSRAFQPGGSMLFPPVVHVVPSSRLESGSTSSFSCYHGHRSVCSGYLADCPGSDSSSSSSGQCHCSSSDSMVDCTEVSNQGVYGSCSTFRSSLSSDYDPYIYRSKSPCRVGDAGGTNRGTIVLLEGPHQDELLAHGHALMGADCRPVPASSSGDQLSNCSMEMNYSSNSSLEHRDSNGTTSEGGLEATPSAALDVKRNWKGPEVAGPLMEQACACCFELQHSALEPSSGTTDCGALFLGSPLWGGCGPGLEQQPGSSPGLYSINSDHLHRTDGVKYEGLPCCFYEEKQVACGGTSSSGGGGCCTEDYAVSVQYTLPDEALPSCYRGVRDIGQRIPIIPEDRDCELVLPIECRGTHGGCSSWDGMPEMDAHLHRQGLGELQEEREVCYRAMSFLQQNCSRDEETTMLFHNPTLSSQEAAASTKTAGSGSHPLERSQMGD
- the ZNRF3 gene encoding E3 ubiquitin-protein ligase ZNRF3 isoform X1, whose translation is MLGIWETVHRSSYRHLGKKMHPLGLCNSNDEEDLYEYGWVGVVKLEQPELEPKPCLTVLGKAKRAVQRGATAVIFDVSENPDAIDQLNQGSEDPLKRPVVYVKGADAVKLMNIVNKQKVARARIQHRPPRQPTEYFDMGIFLAFFVVVSLVCLILLVKIKLKQRRSQNSMNRLAVQALEKMETRKFKSKNKGHREGSCGALDTLSSSSTSDCAICLEKYIDGEELRVIPCTHSFHKKCVDPWLLQHHTCPHCRHNIIEQKKGNPGPVCLESTNPVRSRQQRVILPVHYPGRVHRTSQITAYPTRTSMDPHGNPITVLTVDRHGEQSLYPAQSPAYIQNYQPVHLDHALNTHRCGLEHRAYSPAHTFRRAKFNGRNFSKAACFSQYETMYQHYYFQGLSYPEQDGQPPAGIASKGPSRAFQPGGSMLFPPVVHVVPSSRLESGSTSSFSCYHGHRSVCSGYLADCPGSDSSSSSSGQCHCSSSDSMVDCTEVSNQGVYGSCSTFRSSLSSDYDPYIYRSKSPCRVGDAGGTNRGTIVLLEGPHQDELLAHGHALMGADCRPVPASSSGDQLSNCSMEMNYSSNSSLEHRDSNGTTSEGGLEATPSAALDVKRNWKGPEVAGPLMEQACACCFELQHSALEPSSGTTDCGALFLGSPLWGGCGPGLEQQPGSSPGLYSINSDHLHRTDGVKYEGLPCCFYEEKQVACGGTSSSGGGGCCTEDYAVSVQYTLPDEALPSCYRGVRDIGQRIPIIPEDRDCELVLPIECRGTHGGCSSWDGMPEMDAHLHRQGLGELQEEREVCYRAMSFLQQNCSRDEETTMLFHNPTLSSQEAAASTKTAGSGSHPLERSQMGD
- the ZNRF3 gene encoding E3 ubiquitin-protein ligase ZNRF3 isoform X4, whose translation is MLGIWETVHRSSYRHLGKKMHPLGLCNSNDEEDLYEYGWVGVVKLEQPELEPKPCLTVLGKAKRAVQRGATAVIFDVSENPDAIDQNSMNRLAVQALEKMETRKFKSKNKGHREGSCGALDTLSSSSTSDCAICLEKYIDGEELRVIPCTHSFHKKCVDPWLLQHHTCPHCRHNIIEQKKGNPGPVCLESTNPVRSRQQRVILPVHYPGRVHRTSQITAYPTRTSMDPHGNPITVLTVDRHGEQSLYPAQSPAYIQNYQPVHLDHALNTHRCGLEHRAYSPAHTFRRAKFNGRNFSKAACFSQYETMYQHYYFQGLSYPEQDGQPPAGIASKGPSRAFQPGGSMLFPPVVHVVPSSRLESGSTSSFSCYHGHRSVCSGYLADCPGSDSSSSSSGQCHCSSSDSMVDCTEVSNQGVYGSCSTFRSSLSSDYDPYIYRSKSPCRVGDAGGTNRGTIVLLEGPHQDELLAHGHALMGADCRPVPASSSGDQLSNCSMEMNYSSNSSLEHRDSNGTTSEGGLEATPSAALDVKRNWKGPEVAGPLMEQACACCFELQHSALEPSSGTTDCGALFLGSPLWGGCGPGLEQQPGSSPGLYSINSDHLHRTDGVKYEGLPCCFYEEKQVACGGTSSSGGGGCCTEDYAVSVQYTLPDEALPSCYRGVRDIGQRIPIIPEDRDCELVLPIECRGTHGGCSSWDGMPEMDAHLHRQGLGELQEEREVCYRAMSFLQQNCSRDEETTMLFHNPTLSSQEAAASTKTAGSGSHPLERSQMGD